One region of Primulina tabacum isolate GXHZ01 chromosome 17, ASM2559414v2, whole genome shotgun sequence genomic DNA includes:
- the LOC142530728 gene encoding uncharacterized protein LOC142530728 gives MNFLIWNVRGLRSSESQQRLHAHVKDKRVKILAILEPMIDLDVRFMTRRFGFSRVISNSSGHIWVFFAEDVMVECLFDHTQFLHFRVSATFLPTTVFCSFVYAKCDYIERRQLWNSLLQVKPAQGPWLVGGDFNVVRNSSECLGSSGGRLLPMEEFNHFILDSWLVDAGFEGSSFTWTNKTIWKRLDRVFVSVDWGDHFHSIRVEHLIRTVSDHCPLFVSVPVFASGPSSFRFQSMWLRHHGFLQTVRLNWNLPCHLNGMPRLFVKLKRLKSHLKWWNKSVFGDLFAKLAEAEQAVRIAEADCEAAPSDLHWTSLSNCNADLARVTAMEADFWRQKAACRWLEDGERNTKLFHNMVKKKRVANKIFRIWDNGSCITSPELIQQSGAAFFQNLLTGDPFVLSCPDFSDFPLVISDLENANIAAPPSLEEDVFDAVLDFFRGSPLPQGFTATTITLIPKVMGAQAWSDFRPISLCNVTNKIISKLLYSRLKEVAERLVSWNQSGFVPGRGPMVFSVGCLEALWLFRAVNINGSLTGFFGSTRGLRQGDPLSPLLFILGAEYLSRGLDRLYRQYPAIRYRSGCDLLLSHLAYADDIIIFANGGTREMNSLMDFLHHYENCSGQLVNAVKSVIILPPRCSGRTRSRLLRITGFGEGCFPIKYLGVPLFRGNRVCSLFDPLVQMVSKKLEGWELKTLSPGSRMTLLRSVLLSVPIYMFQVVQPPLAVMERLENVFNGFMWGSRSLDKKWHWARWSRACLPVSEGGLGFRRLKDIVDSFSIKLWFRFRQGSSLWAKFMMRKYCQLVHPAYVSSAGFISPTWRRLLKIRARAESGIRWRIGVGDVAFWDDIWCGDVPLSSQVLLRGDRGVRVSHFLSDGAWDFDLLCSVVPPSVAETITLIPIASGEPDSAIWVHSSDGVFSLKSAWELVRLRDQVSDIFTTCWGSWLRPTMSFFLWRFWHQWLPVDDVLQRRGFELAFKCQCCEMPETFTHIFIDSPLARSVWHYFGAVFHVRIPLTSDFRLFLSAWKRHPGWTPRGHVKEFLPFIVLWFLWTARNDAKHRHLHISAETVKSQILSYLRLAHAASTVKPMHWRGVLQAALVAAAVRTLAHDVCILVCSEWVSALFLLVLSFGTFMVPGGRLLLVLLGRRISYCRGVCWMSWWIHGVLSKGSSASYDMFVRLLLHGIEISALLIQMLDIFCSGGIAIYILLCDRHCIVASWPDFLLTSGFARTWAKEAEEEDAAQFLDCAEDLGSPHPLIVDPVIDPVLDTSLCVVNHSSHSIPTVSLPSSRALFNPNSPPEISSYSLEEIVHHQGPPHSDFTLFSSSSVGEDPDLHGHRAESCDGRDFDRDIHDTDMSNQVNKRLNESGDFQPKKNRHRARSPRHRSRSPTARSS, from the exons atgaattttctcatatggaATGTCAGGGGGCTCCGGAGCTCGGAGTCTCAACAAAGGCTACATGCCCACGTTAAAGATAAGAGAGTCAAGATCTTGGCTATTTTGGAAcccatgattgatctggatGTTCGTTTTATGACTCGTCGTTTTGGTTTTTCTCGAGTTATATCGAACTCCTCGGGTCATATCTGGGTTTTCTTTGCTGAGGATGTCATGGTTGAGTGTCTTTTTGATCACACTCAATTCCTTCACTTCCGGGTTTCTGCTACTTTTTTGCCGACCACTGTCTTTTGTTCCTTTGTTTATGCTAAGTGTGACTACATTGAGCGCAGACAGCTTTGGAATTCTTTGCTTCAGGTTAAGCCTGCTCAGGGTCCTTGGCTTGTTGGTGGCGACTTTAATGTAGTCAGGAATTCGTCGGAGTGTTTGGGTTCTTCTGGTGGGAGGTTGCTTCCCATGGAAGAAtttaatcactttattttggattCTTGGTTAGtagatgctggttttgaggggtcttcgttcacgtgGACGaacaagaccatttggaagcgtctTGATCGGGTTTTTGTgtctgttgattggggtgacCATTTTCATTCTATTCGTGTGGAGCACCTCATTCGTACGGTCTCTGACCATTGTCCTCTTTTTGTGTCAGTCCCGGTCTTTGCTAGTGGGCCGAGTTCTTTTCGCTTTCAGAGCATGTGGCTcaggcaccatggttttttgcagacggtgaggcttaattggaatttaCCGTGTCATTTGAACGGTATGCCCCGTCTTTTTGTGAAATTGAAGCGCCTCAAAAGCCATCTGAAGTGGTGGAATAAGAGTGTTTTTGGTGATCTTTTTGCCAAACTTGCTGAGGCGGAGCAAGCTGTCCGGATTGCTGAGGCAGATTGCGAGGCTGCTCCTTCGGATTTGCATTGGACTAGTTTGTCCAATTGCAATGCAGATCTTGCTAGGgttaccgccatggaggcggatttttggcggCAAAAAGCCGCTTGTAGGtggttagaggatggtgagaggaacaccaaactcttccaCAATATGGTCAAGAAAAAAAGGGTGGCTAATAAAATCTTTCGTATTTGGGATAATGGCTCTTGCATTACTTCCCCTGAGCTTATTCAGCAGTCTGGGGCCGCCTTTTTTCAAAACCTGCTTACTGGGGATCCTTTTGTGCTTTCTTGCCCAGATTTTTCTGATTTCCCCTTGGTGATCTCGGATTTGGAGAACGCAAATATTGCTGCCCCTCCTTCTTTGGAGGAG gatgtttttgatgcGGTCCTGGATTTCTTTCGGGGTAGTCCCTTGCCACAGGGgtttactgccaccacgatcACATTGATTCCCAAAGTCATGGGTGCTCAGGCTTGGTCGGACTTTCGTCCTATCAGCTTGTGTAATGTGACTAATAAGATAATTTCCAAACTTTTATATTCTCGGCTGAAGGAGGTGGCGGAGAGGCTGGTTTCGTGGAATCAGAGTGGCTTTGTTCCAGGGCGG GGTCCAATGGTCTTTTCTGTTGGATGTCTTGAGGCATTATGGCTTTTCAGAGCAG ttaatatcaatggttcaCTCACTGGATTCTTTGGATCCACTAGGGGTCTCCGGCAGGGCGACCCTTTGTCCccacttcttttcattttgggggcagAGTACCTTTCGCGTGGTCTTGATCGTCTTTATCGTCAGTATCCTGCGATTAGGTACCGATCTGGTTGTGATCTCCTTCTTTCCCAcctggcctatgctgatgatatcattatttttgccaatggtgggacTCGTGAGATGAACAGTCTCATGGATTTTTTGCATCACTATGAAAACTGCTCGGGGCAGTTGGTGAATGCAGTTAAGAGTGTCAttattttgcctccgaggtgttCTGGTCGTACTCGTTCCCGTCTCCTTCGTATCACTGGGTTTGGGGAGGGTTGTTTTCCTATCAAATACCTCGGAGTTCCTTTGTTTCGTGGGAATAGAGTTTGCTCTCTTTTTGATCCCCTTGTGCAGATGGTGAGTAAGAAGTTGGAGGGTTGGGAGCTTAAAACTCTTTCCCCGGGGAGCCGTATGACTCTCCTTAGGAGTGTCCTCCTTTCGGTTCCCATTTACATGTTCCAGGTAGTCCAGCCACCTCTGGCAGTTATGGAGAGGCTTGAGAATGTTTTCAATGGTTTCATGTGGGGATCCAGATCCTTGGataagaaatggcattgggcgaGGTGGTCTCGTGCATGTCTTCCTGTCTCTGAAGGGGGTCTTGGATTTCGCAGGCTCAAAGATATTGTGGATAGCTTTTCCATTAAATTATGGTTTCGTTTTCGTCAAGGTTCATCCCTATGGGCCAAATTCATGATGAGAAAATACTGCCAGTTGGTGCATCCAGCTTATGTTTCATCTGCTGGgttcatttctcccacttggcgtcGTTTGCTTAAGATTAGGGCTCGTGCTGAATCTGGCATTCGATGGAGAATTGGGGTGGGAGATGTTGCTTTTTGGGATGACATCTGGTGTGGGGATGTTCCCTTGTCTAGTCAGGTCCTGCTTAGGGGGGATCGGGGTGTCCGTGTTTCTCACTTTCTTTCAGATGGGGCTTGGGATTTTGACCTCCTCTGCTCAGTTGTCCCACCCTCTGTTGCTGAGACTATTACTCTGATCCCTATTGCATCGGGGGAGCCCGATTCGGCTATTTGGGTGCATAGTTCTGACGGTGTTTTTTCGCTGAAATCCGCATGGGAGCTTGTCCGCTTGAGAGACCAAGTTTCTGATATCTTCACTACTTGCTGGGGCAGTTGGCTGAGGCCTACTATGTCTTTCTTCCTCTGgaggttttggcatcaatggCTTCCAGTTGACGATGTGCTCCAGCGTCGTGGTTTCGAGCTGGCTTTtaaatgtcagtgttgtgagatgCCTGAGACATTCACGCACATTTTCATTGATAGCCCTCTTGCCAGGTCTGTATGGCATTACTTTGGGGCTGTTTTTCATGTCCGTATTCCCCTTACCAGTGATTTCAGACTCTTCCTCAGTGCTTGGAAGAGGCATCCGGGGTGGACTCCTAGGGGCCACGTGAAGGAGTTTTTGCCTTTCATTGTTTTatggtttctctggacggctcgTAACGATGCGAAACACCGTCATTTGCACATTTCCGCGGAGACTGTTaagtctcagattttgtcttatttGCGCCTCGCTCACGCTGCGTCTACTGTTAAGCCCATGCACTGGCGGGGTGTTTTGCAGGCTGCGTTGGTTGCGGCCGCCGTTAGG ACACTTGCACATGATGTGTGTATTCTTGTTTGTTCTGAGTGGGTTTCTGCCCTATTTCTGTTGGTGCTTTCCTTTGGCACATTCATGGTTCCTGGAGGGCGTTTACTGCTGGTTCTCCTTGGCCGCCGTATCAGTTATTGCAGAGGTGTTTGCTGGATGTCATGGTGGATTCATGGGGTGCTTTCTAAAGGATCCTCTGCTTCTTATGACATGTTCGTCAGACTCCTACTTCATGGGATCGAGATCTCTGCTCTTTTGATTCAGATGCTAGATATCTTTTGTTCTGGCGGGATTGCGATCTATATATTACTCTGTGATCGCCATTGTATAGTGGCTTCCTGGCCAGATTTTCTTTTGACTAGTGGGTTTG CTCGTACCTGGGCCAAGGAGGCGGAGGAGGAGGATGCTGCTCAGTTTCTTGACTGCGCGGAGGACCTTGGATCCCCGCACCCTCTCATTGTTGACCCCGTGATTGACCCCGTGCTTGACACTTCTCTCTGTGTGGTTAACCACAGTAGCCACTCGATCCCGACTGTCTCTCTCCCGTCATCTCGAGCTCTCTTTAATCCTAATTCTCCGCCCGAAATCTCTTCCTACTCTCTCGAGGAGATCGTCCACCATCAAGGTCCCCCACactctgatttcactcttttttCCTCCTCCTCTGTTGGGGAAGACCCTGACTTGCACGGGCATCGTGCTGAGTCCTGTGATGGACGAGATTTTGATAGGGACATCCATGACACTGATATGTCCAACCAAGTCAATAAACGCCTAAATGAATCGGGAGACTTTCAACCGAAGAAGAATAGGCACAGAGCTAGGTCCCCTCGACACAGATCGAGATCCCCTACTGCTCGTTCCTCATGA